From a region of the Bradyrhizobium diazoefficiens genome:
- a CDS encoding adenylate/guanylate cyclase domain-containing protein, translated as MVRFASRRTRHHAVLSEDFERELTREVLRTELLRVRALITTGCVMMLFLTAIYLIDPSVVNRVWRGTEGLIEVYGLLIGFILFEVWVHTQIRKNLRLDRDLPVIRRYVGSLIETSLPTVILILQIQTMGAAQALGFAVPLMYFIFVILSTLRLDFWLSAFTGFVAAAELLSIALYYNSTGEADEPLIYFHAVRSTIILICGVLAGAVGAQLRRQFAASIAAATARDRVTNLFGQHVSPQVVERLMAQGTSASGDLRRIAVMFVDFRGFTAGAQSRSPQEVVERLDGAFAVLVDILDRQGGIVNKFLGDGFLALFGAPLEASDAAQRAVAAGREMLSAMDRINAQTSWPLRIGIGIHFGEVVAGNIGSPRRKEYTVIGDTVNFASRLEALNKEFGSQLLISASVREALGDDGSDVVALGEVAVRGYERPVAVFQLG; from the coding sequence ATGGTCAGATTTGCGAGCAGGAGGACACGGCACCACGCCGTGCTATCGGAGGATTTCGAGCGTGAGCTGACGCGGGAAGTGCTCCGCACCGAGCTGTTGCGGGTGCGGGCGCTGATCACGACGGGCTGCGTCATGATGCTGTTCCTCACCGCGATTTACCTGATCGATCCTTCCGTCGTGAACCGCGTTTGGCGGGGGACGGAAGGGCTGATCGAGGTCTATGGCCTCCTGATCGGCTTCATCCTGTTCGAAGTCTGGGTCCACACCCAGATCAGGAAGAATCTCCGCCTCGATCGCGACTTGCCGGTGATCAGGCGCTATGTCGGCTCGCTGATCGAGACGTCACTGCCTACCGTCATCCTGATCCTGCAAATCCAGACCATGGGCGCGGCCCAGGCGCTCGGTTTCGCCGTGCCCCTGATGTACTTCATCTTCGTCATCCTCTCGACCCTGCGGCTCGACTTCTGGCTCTCTGCATTCACAGGGTTCGTGGCCGCGGCGGAGCTTCTGAGCATTGCGCTGTACTACAACTCGACCGGCGAGGCCGACGAACCGCTGATCTATTTCCACGCCGTGCGCAGCACCATCATCCTGATCTGTGGCGTGCTGGCGGGCGCCGTCGGCGCGCAGCTCCGCCGCCAGTTTGCCGCGAGCATTGCGGCGGCGACCGCGCGCGACCGGGTGACGAACCTGTTCGGCCAGCATGTCTCTCCGCAGGTAGTGGAGCGGCTGATGGCGCAGGGAACGAGCGCAAGCGGTGATCTTCGTCGCATCGCGGTGATGTTCGTCGATTTCCGCGGCTTTACCGCCGGCGCGCAGTCGCGCTCCCCGCAGGAGGTGGTCGAGCGGCTCGACGGCGCCTTTGCGGTGCTGGTGGACATCCTTGATCGTCAGGGCGGCATCGTAAACAAGTTCCTGGGCGATGGTTTTCTCGCCTTGTTCGGCGCGCCGCTGGAGGCCTCCGACGCCGCGCAGCGTGCGGTTGCCGCAGGCCGCGAGATGCTGAGCGCGATGGACCGCATCAACGCGCAGACGAGCTGGCCGCTTCGGATCGGCATCGGCATTCATTTCGGCGAGGTCGTCGCCGGCAATATCGGCTCGCCCCGGCGCAAGGAGTACACGGTGATCGGCGACACCGTGAACTTCGCCTCGCGGCTGGAAGCGCTGAACAAGGAGTTCGGCTCGCAGCTTCTGATTTCCGCCTCGGTGCGCGAAGCATTGGGCGATGACGGCAGTGACGTCGTCGCGCTCGGCGAGGTCGCCGTGCGCGGCTATGAGCGGCCGGTCGCTGTGTTTCAACTGGGGTAG
- a CDS encoding DUF2000 family protein encodes MQFDTKIAIVIRTDLQAWQKLNVASFLTSGIAAAFPECIGEAYEDASGTTYHALIGQPILIYGADGPALSRALDRALARNVKPAVYTEDMFSTTHDAANREAVRAVARTDLNLVGIAMRAERKLIDKIVDGLKFHS; translated from the coding sequence ATGCAGTTCGATACCAAGATCGCGATCGTGATCCGCACCGATCTTCAGGCTTGGCAGAAGCTCAACGTTGCGTCCTTCCTCACCAGCGGCATCGCCGCGGCCTTTCCCGAATGCATCGGCGAAGCCTATGAAGACGCCTCGGGCACGACATATCACGCGCTGATCGGCCAGCCGATCCTGATCTATGGCGCCGACGGTCCGGCGTTGTCGCGCGCGCTGGACCGTGCGCTCGCGCGTAACGTCAAGCCGGCGGTCTATACCGAGGACATGTTCAGCACTACGCATGATGCCGCCAACCGCGAGGCAGTAAGGGCAGTCGCGCGAACGGATCTCAATCTCGTTGGCATCGCCATGCGGGCCGAGCGCAAGCTGATCGACAAGATCGTTGACGGCCTGAAGTTTCATAGCTAG
- a CDS encoding molybdopterin-binding/glycosyltransferase family 2 protein, with protein sequence MKFGPASPRDAIGGVTVHTLRQGPLVLKKGTTIGSAEVEALERAGIKDIVVVRMEAGDVSEDIAAAGIALAVGGEGIHVERAFTGRANLFAARPGVLVIDRAAVDRINSIDEAITFATLPAYKPVVEGEMLGTVKIIPFGVEGALRDAAVKAAGRDVLKIAPYVIQRVGVVSTLLPGLSSKVIDKTLRVTAERLAPAGASIIAERRVQHDEAALSGAIEELLALGAELVIVFGASAIADRRDVIPAAVTGIGGEIEHFGMPVDPGNLLLIARAGGVPVLGAPGCARSPVENGFDWVLMRLLAGIEVTRSELMGMGVGGLLMEIVTRPQPRAKPETEGNSQVAAIVLAAGRSTRMGGPNKLLAELDGKKLVRIATEQALASKASEVIVVIGHQAELVEQALQGLTVKFVKNPDFAGGIASSVKVGIAAVPESCDGAVVCLGDMPLIDAGLIDRLIDGFAPDRGNLIVVPVSEGRRGNPVLWSRRFFKELMTLDGDVGARHLIAKHTEAVAEVPVDGESAFLDIDTPQALEAARRG encoded by the coding sequence ATGAAGTTCGGTCCGGCGAGCCCCAGGGATGCAATCGGCGGAGTGACCGTCCACACCCTGCGCCAGGGGCCGCTGGTGCTGAAGAAGGGCACGACGATCGGCTCTGCCGAGGTCGAGGCGCTGGAGCGTGCCGGCATCAAGGACATCGTCGTGGTGCGCATGGAGGCGGGCGACGTCTCCGAGGACATTGCGGCCGCAGGCATCGCGCTCGCCGTCGGCGGCGAGGGCATCCATGTCGAGCGCGCTTTTACCGGCCGCGCCAACCTGTTCGCCGCGCGCCCGGGCGTGCTGGTGATCGACCGCGCCGCGGTCGACCGCATCAACAGCATCGACGAGGCCATCACCTTTGCGACGCTTCCCGCCTACAAGCCAGTGGTCGAGGGCGAGATGCTCGGCACCGTCAAGATCATCCCGTTCGGCGTCGAAGGCGCCTTGCGCGATGCAGCGGTGAAGGCGGCGGGCAGGGACGTCCTGAAGATCGCGCCTTACGTCATCCAGCGCGTCGGCGTGGTCTCGACGCTGCTGCCGGGCCTCTCCTCCAAGGTGATCGACAAGACGCTGCGCGTCACCGCCGAGCGTCTTGCGCCCGCCGGCGCCAGCATCATCGCCGAGCGGCGGGTCCAGCACGATGAAGCGGCACTGTCGGGGGCGATCGAGGAATTGCTCGCGCTGGGAGCTGAGCTCGTCATCGTCTTCGGCGCCTCCGCGATCGCCGATCGCCGCGACGTGATTCCGGCGGCCGTTACCGGCATTGGCGGCGAGATCGAGCATTTCGGCATGCCGGTCGATCCCGGCAATCTTTTGCTCATCGCGCGGGCCGGCGGCGTGCCGGTGCTGGGCGCACCGGGCTGTGCGCGCTCGCCGGTCGAGAATGGTTTTGACTGGGTCTTGATGCGGCTCCTCGCCGGCATCGAGGTGACGCGGTCCGAGCTGATGGGCATGGGCGTCGGCGGCCTCCTGATGGAGATCGTCACGCGCCCGCAGCCGCGCGCCAAGCCCGAGACCGAGGGCAACAGCCAGGTCGCCGCCATCGTGCTCGCGGCGGGCCGCTCCACCCGGATGGGCGGACCGAACAAGCTGCTCGCCGAGCTCGACGGCAAGAAGCTGGTGCGAATCGCGACCGAGCAGGCGCTCGCTTCCAAGGCATCCGAGGTGATCGTCGTCATCGGCCATCAGGCCGAGCTGGTTGAGCAGGCGCTGCAAGGCCTGACGGTGAAGTTCGTCAAGAATCCGGATTTCGCCGGTGGCATCGCAAGCTCGGTCAAGGTGGGCATCGCTGCCGTGCCGGAAAGTTGTGATGGCGCCGTGGTCTGTCTCGGCGACATGCCGCTGATCGATGCCGGCTTGATCGACCGTCTCATCGACGGCTTTGCGCCGGACCGCGGCAACCTCATCGTCGTGCCCGTCAGCGAAGGCCGCCGCGGCAACCCCGTGCTATGGTCGCGCCGCTTCTTCAAGGAATTGATGACACTCGACGGCGATGTCGGCGCGCGCCATCTGATCGCCAAGCACACGGAGGCGGTCGCCGAAGTGCCCGTCGACGGCGAGAGCGCCTTCCTCGACATCGACACGCCGCAGGCGCTGGAAGCCGCACGGCGGGGGTGA
- a CDS encoding efflux RND transporter periplasmic adaptor subunit: MRSSQAIFSIALAIALATSLAGCNEKRNPGFQGWVEADMIFVSPDEAGRVTKLNVREGDEVKVGDALYSVDDDLQLADLNQNKATLANAQQTYDRAASLSKTGSGTQANLDSAVSALRVAEAKVATSETRLARRKGVAPVAGTIQQIYFREGEMVAAQRPVLSIMPPGNMKLRFFVPETALPKLAIGDTVRVSCDNCAADLTAKIYFIATSAEYTPPVIYSLDERNKLVYLIQARPARPDALRVGQPIDVYLNPKTPVADKR, from the coding sequence ATGAGGTCGTCGCAAGCAATTTTCAGTATTGCATTGGCCATCGCGCTCGCAACCTCGCTGGCCGGGTGCAACGAGAAGCGCAATCCCGGCTTCCAGGGCTGGGTCGAGGCCGACATGATCTTCGTCAGCCCGGACGAAGCCGGACGGGTGACGAAGCTCAATGTCCGCGAGGGCGATGAGGTCAAGGTCGGCGATGCCCTCTATTCCGTCGATGACGATCTTCAGCTCGCCGATCTCAACCAGAACAAGGCGACGCTGGCGAATGCGCAACAGACCTATGATCGCGCGGCCTCACTGAGCAAGACCGGCTCCGGCACGCAGGCCAATCTCGATTCCGCCGTGTCCGCTCTGCGCGTTGCCGAAGCGAAGGTTGCGACGTCGGAGACACGGCTGGCGCGGCGCAAGGGCGTGGCGCCCGTTGCCGGCACCATCCAGCAGATCTATTTCCGGGAGGGCGAGATGGTGGCGGCGCAGCGGCCGGTGCTGTCGATCATGCCGCCCGGCAACATGAAGCTGCGGTTCTTCGTGCCGGAGACCGCGCTGCCGAAGCTCGCGATCGGCGATACGGTACGTGTCTCCTGCGATAATTGCGCGGCCGATCTCACGGCAAAGATCTATTTCATCGCGACCTCGGCCGAATACACCCCGCCTGTCATCTACAGCCTCGATGAGCGCAACAAGCTGGTCTATCTGATCCAGGCGCGGCCGGCGCGGCCCGACGCCTTGCGGGTCGGACAGCCGATCGACGTCTATCTCAATCCAAAAACCCCGGTGGCGGACAAGCGATGA
- a CDS encoding ABC transporter ATP-binding protein, translating to MNGGNGIAIDVKGLSKSFGGREVVHDLSMQVRRGSIYGFLGPNGSGKTTTIRILCGLLTPDSGEGTCLGYDIRRDAEKIKRQVGYMTQRFSLYQDLSVRENLEFVARLYGLADARGAARDMIKRLGLSGRGEQLAGELSGGWKQRLALGACTLPNPQLLLLDEPTAGVDPKARRDFWNEIHALAAEGLTVLVSTHYMDEAERCHEIAYIAYGHLLTHGTVEEVIAKSALTTYTVTGEDLNGLAAELTGKSGIDMVAPFGTSLHVSGRDVAALEASIAPWRDRSDLHWHKSSPSLEDVFIELMGRSTDNFQ from the coding sequence ATGAACGGCGGCAACGGGATCGCGATCGACGTCAAGGGCCTGAGCAAATCGTTCGGCGGCCGCGAGGTCGTGCACGATCTGTCGATGCAGGTGCGGCGCGGCTCGATCTACGGCTTCCTCGGGCCCAACGGTTCCGGCAAGACCACCACCATCCGCATTCTCTGCGGGCTGCTCACGCCTGATAGCGGCGAGGGCACCTGCCTCGGCTACGACATCCGGCGCGATGCCGAGAAGATCAAGCGCCAGGTCGGCTATATGACCCAGCGCTTCAGCCTGTACCAGGATCTCTCCGTGCGCGAGAACCTCGAATTCGTCGCGCGGCTCTATGGCCTGGCCGACGCGCGAGGCGCGGCGCGCGACATGATCAAGCGGCTCGGGCTCTCTGGGCGCGGGGAGCAACTCGCCGGCGAGCTCTCCGGCGGCTGGAAGCAGCGGCTGGCGCTGGGGGCCTGCACGCTGCCCAATCCGCAATTGCTGCTGCTCGATGAGCCCACGGCCGGCGTCGATCCCAAGGCGCGGCGCGACTTCTGGAACGAGATCCACGCGCTTGCCGCCGAGGGCCTCACCGTACTGGTCTCGACCCACTACATGGACGAAGCCGAGCGCTGCCACGAGATCGCCTACATCGCCTACGGCCATCTGCTGACGCACGGCACGGTGGAGGAGGTGATCGCGAAATCCGCGCTGACGACCTACACCGTGACGGGCGAGGATCTCAACGGCCTTGCGGCCGAGCTCACCGGAAAGTCCGGGATCGACATGGTGGCGCCGTTCGGCACCTCGCTGCATGTTTCGGGACGCGACGTCGCGGCGCTCGAAGCCAGCATCGCGCCGTGGCGGGACAGAAGTGATTTGCACTGGCACAAATCGTCGCCCTCGCTGGAAGACGTGTTCATCGAGCTGATGGGGCGCTCTACGGACAATTTCCAATGA
- a CDS encoding ABC transporter permease, with product MSAVDHPAPRREIRERFGFLRRCYAMLVKEFIQLKRDRVSFAMIVMLPVMQLMLFGYAINTTPHHLPSAVLLQEDSDLARSILKALENTAYFRFLYEVHDVDDFDNLLKSGKVLFGVEIPRGFERAVRRGDRPALLVAADATDPVAASAAIGSLGMIVQTALKHDLYIGDPPEMPFEIRAHARYNPAAASSLNIVPGLVGTILTMTMLIFTALSVTREVERGTMESLLSMPIKPVEVMFGKIVPYVLVGFVQAFLIIGIGVGLFGVPVLGNLFLLALLSTLFITTNLSIGYTISTVVQNQLQAMQMSMMFFLPSILLSGFMFPFAGMPAWAQYVGECLPLTHYLRIVRAIMLKGATMQNLRFDTLALAALMLLAMTIAVTRFRRTLD from the coding sequence ATGAGCGCAGTTGACCATCCCGCACCACGGCGCGAAATCCGCGAGCGCTTCGGCTTCCTGCGGCGCTGCTATGCGATGCTGGTCAAGGAGTTCATCCAGCTCAAGCGAGATCGCGTGTCTTTCGCGATGATCGTGATGCTGCCGGTGATGCAGCTCATGCTGTTCGGCTATGCCATCAACACCACACCGCACCATCTGCCGAGCGCGGTGCTGCTCCAGGAGGATAGCGATCTCGCCCGCTCGATCCTGAAGGCGCTGGAGAATACGGCCTATTTCCGCTTCCTCTATGAAGTGCACGACGTCGACGATTTCGACAACCTCCTGAAATCCGGCAAGGTGCTGTTCGGCGTCGAGATCCCGCGCGGTTTCGAGCGCGCGGTGCGGCGCGGCGACAGGCCGGCGCTGCTGGTTGCGGCCGATGCGACCGATCCGGTGGCGGCGAGCGCGGCCATCGGCTCGCTCGGCATGATCGTGCAGACCGCGCTCAAGCACGACCTCTATATCGGCGATCCCCCGGAGATGCCGTTCGAGATCCGCGCGCATGCCCGCTACAATCCGGCCGCCGCCTCCAGCCTCAATATCGTGCCGGGCCTGGTCGGCACCATCCTCACCATGACCATGCTGATCTTCACCGCGCTCTCGGTCACGCGCGAGGTCGAGCGCGGCACCATGGAGAGCCTGCTGTCGATGCCAATCAAGCCGGTCGAGGTGATGTTCGGCAAGATCGTGCCTTACGTGCTGGTCGGATTCGTGCAGGCGTTCCTCATCATCGGCATCGGCGTCGGGCTGTTCGGCGTCCCCGTGCTCGGCAACCTGTTCCTGCTGGCGCTGCTCTCGACGCTGTTCATCACCACGAACCTGTCGATCGGCTACACGATCTCGACAGTGGTGCAGAACCAGCTCCAGGCCATGCAGATGTCGATGATGTTCTTTTTGCCGAGCATTCTGCTGTCCGGCTTCATGTTCCCGTTCGCGGGCATGCCGGCCTGGGCGCAATATGTCGGCGAATGCCTGCCGCTGACCCATTACCTGCGCATCGTCCGCGCCATCATGCTGAAGGGCGCGACCATGCAGAATTTGCGCTTCGACACGCTGGCGTTGGCGGCCCTGATGCTGCTTGCGATGACCATCGCCGTGACGCGCTTCCGCCGCACGCTGGATTGA
- a CDS encoding metalloregulator ArsR/SmtB family transcription factor — protein sequence MIEAPPNSITTVIRALADPTRRAVFERVFESKEISVTELTRGSGVTQGAISQHLKSLRQAGLVAERAEGRNVYYRAAPQGLEPLVSWMDHYGVFWRERFQNLRDLLKEIDP from the coding sequence ATGATCGAAGCCCCTCCGAATTCCATCACCACCGTCATCCGCGCCCTCGCCGATCCAACCCGTCGCGCCGTGTTCGAGCGCGTGTTCGAGAGCAAGGAAATCAGCGTTACCGAGCTGACGCGCGGCAGCGGCGTCACCCAGGGCGCGATCTCGCAGCACCTGAAATCCCTCAGGCAGGCGGGCCTCGTTGCCGAGCGCGCCGAGGGCCGCAACGTCTATTACCGCGCCGCGCCGCAAGGACTCGAGCCACTGGTCAGCTGGATGGACCATTACGGCGTGTTCTGGCGCGAGCGTTTCCAGAACCTGCGTGACCTGTTGAAGGAGATCGATCCATGA
- a CDS encoding SRPBCC domain-containing protein, which yields MSAASNAQVQHQTKDIVIDEVFPHGVATIWKALTSAQLIARWLMPPTGFEAVEGNTFTFKTNPAGAWDGTIHCRVLEVVPNRRFAYAWQGGDEGNSGYGSALDTVVTWSLTPVEAGTRVRVVHSGFAMPKNDTAYRNMSDGWVKVLQRLDVISGEDQ from the coding sequence ATGAGTGCTGCTTCCAATGCTCAAGTCCAACACCAAACCAAAGACATCGTCATCGACGAGGTCTTCCCTCACGGCGTCGCGACGATCTGGAAGGCGCTGACCAGCGCCCAGCTCATTGCGCGCTGGCTGATGCCGCCGACCGGCTTTGAGGCCGTCGAAGGCAACACCTTCACGTTCAAGACCAATCCGGCCGGCGCGTGGGATGGCACGATCCATTGCCGCGTGCTGGAGGTCGTCCCGAACCGACGCTTCGCCTACGCCTGGCAGGGCGGCGACGAGGGCAATAGCGGCTACGGGTCGGCGCTCGACACCGTCGTCACCTGGTCCCTCACGCCGGTCGAAGCAGGAACGCGCGTGCGCGTGGTGCATTCGGGCTTCGCAATGCCGAAGAACGACACCGCTTATCGCAACATGAGCGACGGCTGGGTCAAGGTGCTGCAGCGGCTCGACGTCATCTCCGGCGAAGACCAATAA
- a CDS encoding XdhC family protein encodes MKLEILHELNAERAARRPAILVTDTESGEQRLVKAKDFVTDPLRAELEKQLRMGKSGNIEAGGKKLFLNVYAPTAKLVIVGAVHISQALAPLARSLGYDVTVVDPRTAFASPERFPDIPLVAEWPDAALPPLNVDAYTAFVAVTHDPKIDDPALLHAFERNCFYIGALGSRKTHAKRGDRLRAQGAKESDIARIHAPIGLAIGAVSPAEIAVAIMAEITVVLRLPPKEKEEAA; translated from the coding sequence GTGAAGCTCGAGATCCTGCACGAACTCAATGCCGAGCGCGCCGCACGGCGGCCGGCGATCCTGGTGACCGACACCGAGAGCGGCGAGCAGCGTCTGGTGAAGGCGAAGGATTTCGTCACAGATCCTTTGCGCGCCGAGTTGGAGAAGCAGCTCCGCATGGGCAAGAGCGGCAATATCGAAGCCGGCGGCAAAAAACTGTTCCTCAACGTCTACGCGCCGACCGCAAAGCTCGTCATCGTCGGCGCGGTTCATATCAGCCAGGCCTTGGCGCCGCTGGCGCGCTCGCTTGGTTATGACGTTACCGTTGTCGACCCGCGCACGGCATTTGCGAGTCCCGAGCGCTTTCCAGACATTCCGCTCGTTGCGGAATGGCCGGATGCGGCGCTGCCGCCGCTCAATGTCGATGCCTATACGGCTTTCGTCGCTGTGACCCACGATCCCAAGATCGACGATCCCGCGCTGCTGCACGCGTTCGAGCGCAACTGCTTCTATATCGGCGCGCTCGGCTCGCGGAAGACGCACGCCAAACGCGGCGACCGACTGCGGGCGCAGGGTGCGAAGGAGAGCGACATCGCGCGCATCCACGCGCCGATCGGTCTTGCGATCGGCGCGGTCTCGCCGGCCGAGATCGCGGTCGCGATCATGGCCGAGATCACGGTGGTGCTGCGCCTGCCGCCCAAGGAAAAAGAAGAAGCGGCATGA
- a CDS encoding GFA family protein, which translates to MNKSYTGGCACGAIRYSIAGEPLFSNHCQCRDCQRESGSGHGSYATFARAGVTVTGEAKHWDMVADSGNVKTRSFCPQCGVAVYMTFAAQPDVFTIRAASLDEPARYKPHAVTFAARGHGWDPLDPGLTMFAGMPPG; encoded by the coding sequence ATGAACAAGTCCTATACCGGCGGCTGCGCATGCGGCGCGATCCGCTATTCGATTGCCGGCGAGCCGCTGTTCAGCAATCACTGCCAGTGCCGGGACTGTCAGCGGGAGAGCGGCAGCGGCCATGGCTCCTACGCAACTTTCGCGCGCGCCGGCGTCACGGTAACCGGCGAGGCGAAGCATTGGGACATGGTTGCTGACAGCGGCAACGTGAAGACGCGTAGTTTCTGCCCGCAATGCGGCGTAGCCGTATACATGACCTTCGCGGCACAGCCCGACGTCTTCACGATCCGAGCCGCAAGCCTCGACGAGCCCGCCCGCTACAAGCCGCACGCAGTCACTTTCGCCGCGCGCGGACATGGCTGGGACCCTCTCGACCCCGGCCTGACGATGTTCGCAGGCATGCCGCCGGGGTAG
- a CDS encoding PhzF family phenazine biosynthesis protein encodes MQRRYVTVDVFTDRAFGGNQLAVVLDAGGLSAAQMQSIATEFNYSETTFVLPPRDKANDAEVRIFTPVQEIAFAGHPNVGTAFVLASMAKEPKPRLLFEEKAGLVPVDIAREQGRVIRAELTAPQPLERLSRLSAAEAASCVSLVADDIKIDNHEPQIVTVGNAFLVMELHSREALKRARPDPAAYGKVLPRDGARSVWFYTRDVAAAEVPCQRQARMFMRGASGLVEDPATGSATVAAAALFADLDPARDGELKLTVGQGFDMGRPSILLTRVRKQDGKIVSAHVGGSCVQMMEGAFRLAGEG; translated from the coding sequence ATGCAGCGCCGCTACGTCACCGTCGACGTGTTCACCGACCGCGCCTTCGGCGGCAACCAGCTCGCCGTGGTGCTCGACGCCGGCGGCCTGTCGGCCGCGCAGATGCAGTCGATCGCGACCGAGTTCAACTATTCCGAGACCACCTTCGTGCTGCCGCCGCGGGACAAGGCCAATGATGCCGAGGTGCGCATCTTCACGCCGGTGCAGGAGATCGCCTTTGCGGGCCATCCCAATGTCGGCACCGCCTTCGTGCTTGCCTCGATGGCGAAGGAGCCGAAGCCGCGTCTGCTGTTCGAGGAGAAGGCCGGGCTCGTGCCGGTCGATATCGCGAGAGAGCAGGGCCGGGTGATCCGGGCCGAGCTCACCGCGCCGCAGCCGCTGGAGCGGCTCTCACGGCTGTCAGCTGCCGAAGCCGCGAGCTGCGTCTCGCTCGTTGCGGACGACATCAAGATAGACAATCACGAGCCGCAGATCGTCACCGTCGGAAATGCGTTTCTGGTGATGGAGCTGCATTCGCGCGAGGCGCTGAAGCGCGCTCGACCGGATCCTGCAGCCTACGGCAAGGTGTTGCCGCGCGACGGCGCCCGCTCGGTTTGGTTCTACACGCGCGACGTGGCCGCGGCGGAGGTGCCTTGCCAGCGGCAGGCGCGGATGTTCATGCGCGGCGCCAGCGGTCTCGTCGAGGACCCCGCCACCGGCAGCGCCACGGTGGCCGCCGCCGCGCTGTTCGCCGATCTCGATCCTGCGCGCGACGGCGAGCTCAAGCTCACGGTCGGCCAGGGCTTTGACATGGGCCGGCCGAGCATCCTCCTGACTCGCGTGCGCAAGCAGGACGGCAAGATCGTCTCGGCCCATGTCGGTGGCAGCTGTGTGCAGATGATGGAAGGCGCGTTCCGGCTGGCGGGGGAGGGCTGA
- a CDS encoding DUF4189 domain-containing protein, producing MSSTVVARRCAMFCFVLSVAVTGARDVTEAHAAGAFAVGKCGAYGQAFDYGREDEARAAAQKQCKGDCTTVTMKRACAAMSVDLANPCGAYGYAVKPKISASLNAATRECYKYGGKECVIRAWTCDAKG from the coding sequence ATGTCTTCGACCGTCGTCGCGCGCCGTTGCGCGATGTTTTGCTTTGTCTTGTCAGTTGCCGTCACGGGCGCTCGCGACGTCACCGAGGCCCATGCCGCTGGCGCATTTGCAGTCGGCAAATGCGGCGCCTACGGCCAGGCCTTTGACTACGGCCGCGAGGACGAGGCCCGTGCCGCGGCGCAGAAGCAGTGCAAGGGCGATTGCACCACCGTGACGATGAAGCGCGCCTGTGCCGCTATGTCGGTCGATCTTGCCAATCCCTGCGGCGCCTATGGCTATGCCGTCAAGCCGAAGATTTCCGCCTCTCTCAATGCCGCCACGCGCGAATGCTACAAATACGGCGGCAAGGAATGCGTGATCCGCGCCTGGACGTGCGACGCCAAGGGTTGA
- a CDS encoding TetR/AcrR family transcriptional regulator yields the protein MVEKPRKATAGSTTRSGRHTAGVAEAATTPASSRATRAAERRAAIVEAAMEEFISRGFAATRLDDIAKRAGVAKGTIYLHFRDKESMFEELVRVVIVPVVERLTALPPPTGSVRDLIEAFASSFLKEVIGTRRGDLVRLIVAEGPRFPAVADFYYREVVSRGIAAMRALIELGIARGEIREKNLARYPQILVAPAMIAVIWQSLFARHAPLDAQEMLHVHLDLIFGERRTT from the coding sequence ATGGTAGAGAAGCCACGTAAAGCCACGGCGGGATCCACGACCCGATCCGGGCGGCACACGGCCGGAGTCGCCGAGGCGGCGACCACGCCCGCCTCCAGCCGCGCCACGCGCGCGGCGGAGCGCCGCGCCGCCATTGTGGAGGCGGCGATGGAGGAATTCATCTCGCGCGGATTTGCGGCGACGCGGCTCGACGACATCGCCAAGCGCGCCGGTGTCGCCAAGGGCACGATCTACCTGCACTTCAGGGACAAGGAATCGATGTTCGAGGAGCTGGTGCGTGTCGTGATCGTGCCGGTGGTGGAGCGGCTCACTGCATTGCCGCCGCCGACGGGCTCGGTGCGCGACCTCATCGAGGCGTTCGCCAGCAGCTTCCTGAAAGAGGTCATCGGCACCAGGCGCGGTGACCTGGTACGCCTGATCGTGGCGGAGGGGCCGCGCTTTCCAGCCGTCGCCGACTTCTACTACCGCGAGGTCGTCTCGCGCGGCATCGCCGCCATGCGTGCGCTGATCGAGCTTGGCATCGCCCGCGGCGAGATCCGGGAGAAGAATCTCGCGCGCTATCCGCAAATCCTGGTCGCACCCGCGATGATCGCGGTGATCTGGCAGAGCCTGTTTGCGCGGCATGCGCCGCTGGATGCGCAGGAGATGCTGCACGTCCATCTCGATTTGATTTTTGGCGAACGGAGGACGACATGA